From a single Couchioplanes caeruleus genomic region:
- a CDS encoding SRPBCC family protein → MTRTDTASRLIAAPPDRVYAALVDPAALTAWLPPGGMTGRFERFDARPGGSYRLVLTYADATAAPGKTTADTDVVEAQFVDLVPGVRVVQAVTFVSDDPAQAGTMTMTWEVTPAEGGTLVEFRADDVPAGISAEDHAAGLTSSLANLADHVEGRGPAVG, encoded by the coding sequence ATGACTCGGACAGACACGGCTTCGCGGCTGATCGCAGCTCCGCCCGACCGCGTCTACGCGGCCCTCGTCGACCCCGCGGCGCTGACGGCCTGGTTGCCGCCCGGCGGCATGACCGGCCGCTTCGAGCGGTTCGACGCGCGGCCGGGCGGCTCGTACCGGCTGGTGCTGACGTATGCGGACGCCACGGCGGCGCCGGGGAAGACGACCGCCGACACGGACGTCGTGGAGGCTCAGTTCGTCGACCTCGTCCCGGGCGTACGGGTGGTGCAGGCGGTCACCTTCGTCTCCGACGACCCGGCCCAGGCCGGCACCATGACGATGACCTGGGAGGTCACGCCGGCGGAAGGCGGCACGCTGGTGGAATTCCGGGCCGACGACGTCCCGGCCGGCATCTCCGCCGAGGACCACGCCGCCGGCCTGACGTCCTCCCTCGCCAAC